From the genome of Ciona intestinalis chromosome 4, KH, whole genome shotgun sequence:
TGACGTAAATACTGTGGATATGAAACGGGTATACTTTGAAGTTTTCTTGGTTGCATGGCCTGTCACAATCTAATGCCTCAttcatgtagaatagaattgTAAATCTTTAACTGGCTAAGCTGGTAGTTAGTTGGGAAATGTAGGCTTAGAATTGTTGATGTGGAAGTTACTAAACTACACCCACTTCACTATAGTTTAAATTACCTTCATATCTTCGACATCCAGCCCTCTATCCCAGATATTATACATCATCCTCATATCATCCATATGTGTGCGTTCCCTAAACCGACCAACCAGTGACCTTTTGATTTTCTCCTCATAATATAATTGGTCAGTcctctgtttaatttttttgtacatcTTTGAATCACCATGCCGCAGTTTCACAAGTTCAGCTGCTGATGCCtttaaagtagaataaaaaagaaattgggTTATTAAAGAAATACCAAAgatgatttttaaaactgtcctTTAAGTGAATTAATGTTTCGTAGCAACATTTTGACGTTATATTCTgacctttaaaaaataaaaaaacaaatcccccaaaaaatcttaaaatatttttacttaccGGAGATTCAGATGTTgatatgacatcattatgtAAGAATGGTGCTTCATCTAAACAATAAATTGATTATTAATAGATATTGAAACTTgtattaaattacaaatataccTTGGGATTTTTTCAGTGGTGTTTTTGGTGCTTGGCTCGGTGGACagctgaaataaaaacattatttcaataaaatatacttCTGTATTTTTGACCTGTGCTGTTACCCCATATCCTAGGCATCAAAGCATAAACCTAAccataagttaccatgtgCTGCTTACTTTATAGGGTTTAAAGTTAGTTGAGTCAAAGTTAGATGCTTGCATACTGGATTACATGGTATGCTTGTTGTATTTTACCTGTAGTTATGTTCTTCTAATATTTGAAGCAGAGATGGATGGATGTGACTTGATGTTGGTTTAACTCTTGGTGATGTTGCAAAGTAGTTATGCTCCTCAGCTAATGCTGTCATCCTATCTTTATCCTCTTGTGTCAACACAGAAGTGCTTCTTTTCTGTTtgaagaaataataataaaatattttttttcttatttatacATAATGTCAAATTACTCAATGTGgcactttcatttttttcagacTCTTTCTGCACGggtgataatttagacaattgttggtattttttaaaaaatgatgttttggTGAATTACTCAAGGACACACATTGTTATAATGGGATCAACTTCAAACTGGTAACCATGATCTGAGAGCTGTCAGGCTAGTTTTCATGTTtcataacaaaacatataaaaagatatattaCCGGAGGTATAGTTAAACGAAGATCTGCTCTCTTCTTCAATGGTTGATGCTTGGTGCTCACAGGAGTGGGAGGAGACAGGGGAGGGATGGGAGGTTGGGACTCTTTTATTGAGAGCAACGCTTGAACTGCTTCCAATTCTTTGCTGTCAGACTTTTTACGATCACTAAGATTTGTATCAGAGCCGGGTGTTATAGGTATTCGCATGTCACTGCTTGGGTGTGTATCATGGCTGAATATTGACCTTGATGATGGTGCGGGGGTGAGAGGTGGTGAGAAGACACTCGTCACTTCACTGTGTTGACGACCAGGTGTAGTTGGGAGGATGGGTTGGTCACTTGAATCAGAACTTGACAATCTATAATAAGAGAGTGAGAAATATGATTTAACGagagtcattataacacatggTCATGTTTCATACTCATGACTGTTAACCAATTgctccatatatatatatgtaaatttatgaaattcactttcatttatttacttatttatccctgcTTGGGACTTTGGGAGTAACTCAAACTAATAATAACATTGTAAATTTGCAtaatttcatacaccttgtgtccatTAAAGGGAtgtactttgtgggtgattgtattgtatatttggGGGAACTTTCTAATTTTGACTGACTAAGCATTACGTGTCTTACAAgcaaaatggtattttttgacataaataaaatcatttggACAACACATACCTATTTACAGTTGACATTCGTCGCTCTGGTGTTGATTTCATATCAGTGAGAACTTCCAAAGCTGCTTTTTCTTTGTCACTCATAGCTGATAATTCATCATCGGAACGAAGCCTTTCAGAtatctatatatttacattgaaaaTTATACAAATGTCATGTAAGCGCTATATATGCAATATTGTGTAAGTATTTTAATGCTAAGGTTTAAAATGTATCCAAAAAATCCACAGCCCAAAGTTCAaagctacaaaaaaaaattagaggAAAGGAACAGAAGATTAAGGGGTTTAAAGCTAAGGAATTGTCAGCTTTTACTTGACTGCATTAGATTGACTTTGAACCAATTCTAAAAACCAAGGATTAAAAAGGCCCACCTCATGACCACTTGCATCAGTAGAAATTAAACGAAATCTTTTCTTCGGATGAAcgtgttttaatgtttgtgatgtaacaatattgGCAGGCGCAGATGGTGGAAGTAATGATTTACCGGATTGTAACTCGGATAACATTGATGCTgcttttattacgtcatcagatctataaaaagttatttgttGGTGTTAAAAAATAGCATTAAAAGCATTTATACGTACAtcagcaataaaaaataataagtatCACCAAGCTGCATTTAAGAAGAGTTAATGACAATAATTctcgaaaaaaaaacttttgagTGCTGTGTAAACTTGTAATTTAGAAAATGTACTTTCTAAAATATGCAAACATGGggaaaaatgtatttaaacaattgcGTGATTTGCAGCAATTAGCAGTAACATAACATGATGTTATATAATAGTACGTGTATTTCATATTGCAACttgaaatgttattattaaaataagagATCATATAATAACCTGTTTGTTGGTTTGGAAACTTCAGCTTCAATCTTCACTTCATCTATGTTatctttcttcttctttttcggAGGTTCACTCCTCACATCATCATGTATTGTCCTCTTCACTCCAATTAATGGTTCAACATCCTGATGATTTAAGTATCACAGATCAACAAAATGAATCAGAAGATTTAGGTGATTCTATGTCAATTTATAGCTGATAGCTGCTTTCAAAGGTGTGAATTCCAGCCCTTAAATGAGATATTACCAAACAAACAGCAAACAGCACCTAAGAGTAAAACGTAACCACTAACCACTAACTGCTATCTGCTATAGCATCTTACCCACACACTAACTTCTTACAACTATCTTATTTTGTTAGTTTTGAATTATTGCTTTTAAGGCATTTTTTTGCCTTTGACCTGCCCGAACATGGTTTATAAATATCACCTCATCCGATCCTTCATCACTCTCCTCTTCACTGGACTCCTGATCATCATCTTCATCTTCCGAGCTCTGAGATGATGAAGATGTGCTGAAGACTTCATCAACATCAAGCCGACCTGAACCAACATTTACTTTAACACAACTACtaactttaactttaataacTATAAGTTAAATTGTGGGGGTTTAGAGGGTTTTGGTTAAGAATTGTAGGCTGTGAACTACTAGCTCtaaatttattgtaatttattttgtacccATGTTTCAACAACTTATCAACATAACAACACTCTTGTTATTTAGTGTCTTTTTTAGGACATTATAATTTCGATGTGCATAAATAGAAGAAAAGAGATGTTTAGGTATATAAGTTGGAAAAACGTTCCAAGTCAGGTCTCAGCCTCCCTTATGGCAGCcactcataaaataaaaagcacaATATCTTTTAAATCTTGATAGAAATTACCANNNNNNNNNNNNNNNNNNNNNNNNNNNNNNNNNNNNNNNNNNNNNNNNNNNNNNNNNNNNNNNNNNNNNNNNNNNNNNNNNNNNNNNNNNNNNNNNNNNNNNNNNNNNNNNNNNNNNNNNNNNNNGAGTCAAGTTAGATGCTTGCATACTGGATTACATGGTATGCTTGTTGTATTTTACTGTAGTTATGTTCTTCTAATATTTGAAGCAGAGATGGATGGATGTGACTTGATGTTGGTTTAACTCTTGGTGATGTTGCAAAGTAGTTATGCTCCTCAGCTAATGCTGTCATCCTATCTTTATCCTCTTGTGTCAACACAGAAGTGCTTCTTTTCTGTTtgaagaaataataataaaatattttttttcttatttatacATAATGTCAAATTACTCAATGTGGCACTTCCATTTTTTTCAGACTCTTTCTGCACtggtgataatttagacaagtgttggtattttttaaaaaatgatgttttggTGAATTACTCAAGGACACACATTGTTATAATGGGATCAACTTCAAACTGGTAACCATGAGCTGAGAGCTGTCAGGCTAGTTTTCATGTTtcataacaaaacatataaaaagatatattaCCGGAGGTATAGTTAAACGAAGATCTGCTCTCTTCTTCAATGGTTGATGCTTGGTGCTCACAGGAGTGGGAGGAGACAGGGGAGGGATGGGAGGTTGGGACTCTTTTATTGAGAGCAACGCTTGAACTGCTTCCAATTCTTTGCTGTCAGACTTTTTACGATCACTAAGATTTGTATCAGAGCCAGGTGTTATAGGTATTCGCATGTCACTGCTTGGGTGTGTATCATGGCTGAATATTGACCTTGATGATGGTGCGGGGGTGAGAGGTGGTGAGAAGACACTCGTCACTTCACTGTGTTGACGACCAGGTGTAGTTGGGAGGATGGGTTGGTCACTTGAATCAGAACTTGACAATCTATAATAAGAGAGTGAGAAATATGATTTAACGAgggtcattataacacatggTCATGTTTCATACTCATGACTGTTAACCAATTgctccatatatatatatgtaaatttatgaaattcactttcatttatttacttatttatccctgcTTGGGACTTTGGGAGTAACTCAAACTAATAATAACATTGTAAATTTGCAtaatttcatacaccttgtgtccatTAAAGGGAtgtactttgtgggtaattgtattgtatatttggGGGAACTTTCTAATTTTGACTGACTAAGCATTACATGTTTTACAAgcaaaatggtattttttgaCATCACTAAAATCATTTGCACAACACATACCTATTTACAGTTGACAATCGTCGCTCTGGTGTTGATTTCATATCAGTGAGAACTTCCAAAGCAGCTTTTTCTTTGTCACTCATAGCTGATAGTTCATCATCGGAACGAAGCCTTTCAGAtatctatatatttacattgaaaaTTATACAAATGCCATGTAAGCGCTATATATGCAATATTGTGTAAGTATTTTAAAGCTAAGGTTTAAAATGTATCCCAAAAATCCACAGCCCAAAGTTCAaagctacaaaaaaaaattagaggAAAGGAACAGAAGATTAAGGGGTTTAAAGCTAAGGAATTGTCAGCTTTTACTTGACTGCATTAGATTGACTTTGAACCAATTCTAAAAACCAAGGATTAAAAAGGCCCACCTCATGACCACTTGCATCAGTAGAAATTAAACGAAATCTTTTCTTCGGATGAAcgtgttttaatgtttgtgatgtaacaatattgGCAGGCGCAGATGGTGGAAGTAATGATTTACCGGATTGTAACTCGGATAACATTGATGCTgcttttattacgtcatcagatctataaaaagttatttgttGGTGTTAAAAAATAGCATTAAAAGCATTTATACGTACAtcagcaataaaaaataataagtatCACCAAGCTGCATTTAAGAAGAGTTAATGACAATAAttctcaaaaaaaaaacttttgagTGCTGTGTAAACTTGTAATTTAGAAAATGTACTTTCTAAAATATGCAAACATGGGGAAAAATCATTTGCAGCAATTAGCAGTAACATAACATGATGTTATATAATAGTACGTGTATTTCATATTGCAACttgaaatgttattattaaaataagagATCATATAATAACCTGTTTGTTGGTTTGGAAACTTCAGCTTCAATCTTCACTTCATCTATGTTatctttcttcttctttttcggAGGTTCACTCCTCACATCATCATGTATTGTCCTCTTCACTCCAATTAATGCTTCAACATCCTGATGATATAAGTATCACAGATCAACAAAATGAATTAGAAGATTTAGGTGATTCCATGTCAATTTATAGCTGATAGCTGCTTTCAAAGGTGTGAATTCCAGCCCTTAAATGAGATATTACCAAACAAACAGCAAACAGCACCTAAGAGTAAAACCTAACCGCTAAccgctaaccactaaccactaaccactTAACTGCTATAGCATCTTACCCACACACTAACTTCTTACAACTATCTTATTTCGTTAGTTTTGAATTATTGCTTTTAAGGCATTTTTTGCCTTTGACCTGCCCGAACATGGTTTATAAATATCACCTCATCCGATCCTTCATCACTTTCCTCTTCACTGGACTCCTGATCATCATCTTCATCCTCCGAGCTCTGAGATGATGAAGATGTGCTGAAAACTTCATCAACATCAAGCCGACCTGAACCAACATTTACTTTAACACAACTACtaactttaactttaataacTATACGTTAAATTGTTGGGGTTTAGAGGGTTTTGGTTAAGAATTTTAGGCTGTAAACTACTAGCTCtaaatttattgtaatttattttgtacccATGTTTCAACAACTTATCAACAAACCAACACTCTTGTCATTGAGTGTCTTTTTTAGGACATTATAATTTCGAAGTGAATAAATAGAAGAAAAGAGATTGTTAGGCATATAAGTTGGAAAAACGTTCCAAGTCAGGTCTCAGCCTCCCTTATGGCAGCcactcataaaataaaaagcacaATATCTTTTAAATCTTGATAGAAATTAccaattatttttgttttcttgtcgTCCACATCTGAATAATCACTTTCATCATCTTCCTCTCCCTCACTATCAAGTGTTTGTCGGATCCTCTTTCTTCGTTGAACCTCTTGTTCGGATTTCGTTTCagctgcaaaaaaatgttaaagttgACAACTCCTACAGTGTTATATCGCACATATTGACAATTTTACATATTTCAAATAAGTTGTTAAATTCAGATCTACATTACACAATTTCATGTGGTTGATTTTGGGTGccaattttgttaaattaaactgctattttttatattaccttTAGATTTGTCACCAATTAGTTTTGATTTCTCATCAAAGCTTGGAGTTGGTTTCTTGACACGAAATGAAGGCATCTTAGAGATGGCAGATCGAAGTCCAAGACCAATTCGAAATCCATCCATTTCCATTGAACCTTTAGCCCAATTAAGTGGATCAAATGTGTTAAGCAAAGCTGGCAATTTACCAGCAGGTTTGCTTTCAGCTTTAACTTTATCAACTACTGGTTGTTCTGTGTTGATATTTGattcagtttttaaacttgCTTGGTTTTGATGGACAGTTGTCTTTTTTAGAGCCGCCGGTTTTGGGTTTTTGAGTGCATACTGTTCGTCCCACCATGCTTCATACACTTTGAATGCCATTGATTCAATAACTTTCCGATTCAAGTCCTTTTTCATGATTTCCTTTAGTTCTGCAGCCACTTTGTTTAAAGCACAGTGTGCGAATGCATTGTCAACTGCTGTGTTATCCATTTGATTCAAACCTTGCATTAATGGTGGTAAGAAGGGAGGTGGCATGTGTGACATATGTGGGACACCAGGTTGACCCTGCACCCATGGTCTGTTGTTCCAACCAGGGGGTGGGGGTGGTAATATTTTCATGTCAATCGGACAATCTAATGAAAAATGGGAAAACTTTACATATACATAGTGTAGCAAGGGCAAAAGTGGACAGAACATAAGAAAGgaagtttttaaacagaattgGATTTTATATGTCACCAAATGGGAAATACAAAACACCTACTTATTTAATCATATTTCGGTTTGAAAAATCCAAATCAAACCTAATTTGTGTATATAAAGGTGcttgacaatttaaaatatctaatgttttaaaaatactctTCACTAAGTGACAAAGACCACCTCAAAAAGCATTGAATATGTTATTTCGGAAAGGACTGCTTCAGCTTTTACTGTAAAGTAATTACCTGGCATGAAAGGTCGAATAAAACCATTTGGAACATTATGTGGAAACCTTTGTGCTGGAGGACACCACATTGGTTGTTGGTTGGGAAGATGAAATCTGGATGTTGTGAAAGTTAAACAGCTGAAGCTACTGTTATTAAACCTCATACGACACTTAACGCCATTTGCTCCTACCCGGTAGTCACTAACGGTTGAGTAAGTTGTCaatcatacagaaaaaacatttgttataccacaaagtaacgtaaCTCGTACGCTGCCAcaagatatataaaaacagaatatctGTGTAAAACCGACTGTCAATTCCCGGCCAaacgaagataaagcaagttacattgattcaaTCATTCAATCAACATTGGATCACACATTATTGCATATTCTGGCGGCTAATAAAATACCACTGCCACACAGACACATATGTTATATCGTGAAGCATATGTGCTGGCTTAATAAACCTGGTGCTTCTTAACATATTGCCAAATTCAGGTTCCTCTTATAGGGCAGACGATTAAACCtaccttttgtttttaataaatttcaactGGCAATACTGACAtcaacagtttatataaatattgattGCATACAAACCTAGGATCAAAACCATTCCACATTTCTTGTTGATTATACTGCCATGATTGCTGGTTTGGATGAAAGTTTTGTTTCTCCTGTAAGTGAGGTGAGTGTGTGCTACCACCTGAAGATATTTCCATATCGTCCGAACCATCCGGTATGTCTTCCTGCTGTTACGAAGAGATTATTTCAAACATCACTTAAAATGACATGTAAGGTTTATACAAAGGTTGTGAGGTAAGACAAGATAAACTATCCTAGAAGTTATGACTGCATTTATTAGCAACACGTTGGTGTGAGTTTTGTAGGAAATATTAAAAGGCATTTCTTGAAAAAAAGTCATGCCTTACATGATTATCAGACACTGGAACCTCTGCTTCAGTTAATAATGGGGAGTGtggaggtgtcccatcatcaGGGGCTTCCCCGGTCATCTCTCTTAACCTTTCATCCAGTGATATTTGCTGTAGTTCACCAACATCAGATGAATCATTGTTTTTGCGTCGTCCTTTCTTATGATTTGCAGAATCACtatctgcaaaaaaaattaaatgtttctaAAGCAATTTTTACTTTGCCAAAATATTGTACAGCACTACATTAAATACTTATCTTTTCTTAACAGAATTCTATTATCCTGTTATAAATGGCTTTGCATACCCATCATACAATTAAAGCAAACATAGATTTTACCAGTTATCCTAATGATCTTAACATTTTACCCATTACTGTCCTGGATTAATCAGGATCAGATTATCACTGCTTCAATCATTACGTTTTATTTATCCAATATTTTGGCccacaatttattttagaaaatattccCATACTGGTTCCTAGAAATTTTAACGGGCGATAAGTGTTATCACCTCACATTGTAAGCCTCAATAGTTTTAGCCAATGTACTTACAAGATTCAACTGCATCAGTAGATACAGAAGTATGAATAGCAACATCAGATTCAATATTATCTTCAACAGCAAAGTCACCAGGTGAGTAAGGTCGATCATCTGTGAGTTTTGGGGAACGAGATCGGGGTCTTGAGCAATTTCTAGAATTGGATCTCGATCTTCTCATGTGACTATCGTGCCTGGGTGAAGTGTCTCGTCTAAACAAACATGGGTCAAATTAAGGAAGGATcttttgtagttttaacttAGCTACCCCCATTCCCACATGGGTCCCATCTCACATGCAAAGTAAGTGTACATGCACCACTTGCATGTATAGATTTTCATTGACCCAAAAGATTTAGCATAAATTATAGAAGCTTTGGCAATGATATTGATTCTCTTAAGTTCTGCTGCGAACTTGCGACCCGCggttaaggtttaaaaaaccaaagttacatgcatgtATATTGTATACCTGAAGTGTGAATGGTGAGGACTTTGGGAACGGTTTCTTGACCATCTTTCCTGAAATTCTGGCGGAAGTTCCCGTTTATCTCGTTGCCTTCGAGAGTCCGGGCTCGAGGGAGGATGGTAATGATGATCTCTATGGAAGCCAGGACTTCTTCTTCTATGACGATCATACTCAGCAAAACGAGGACTAGGTTCGCGACGATGGCGACCGATATCTGGTGGTGTTCGTCGGTACCTATCTCGACGGGGACTCATTTCAAACTCCCTACGAATCCCATACCTTGGATGGACGGGGGAGATACTTCTTCTTCTACGACTAAACCCTGGACTTGGACTCCTTCTTCTGTTGAACTCAGGATGCCCAGGTGGAAAATCTGATGGTCGCATATAACCAGGACTTCCCATTCTTCCTCTATAACCCCCGTGGTGGAAACCGCGGTGATCAAAG
Proteins encoded in this window:
- the LOC101243241 gene encoding histone-lysine N-methyltransferase SETD1B-A isoform X1; the encoded protein is MKKQQPAAAFRGNFKVIVDPQLKKGQEKLVRFNGTEYSCENHGQAPVAVRDPRARVSRLWSRKERIDLPVPRYKVDENYTGDVPPREVTFSKLNDNITKQFMEQMCSKYGKLERVRVYHHPKTNKHMGLAKVVFASIKSASMCISNLHQTSIMGNIINAEIDSKGELLKHLFNKIIRGEILAETMPDVIRHTQEKPITRPVPVKDRRKSSQEDPRRRSSSDRKSSMEQTTSSHGPKTPPSTLIDGKPNDNKQDLLNMEGARVPMHSNTKSSDNESGVSDEATRQHQNPRVNKRKVKKKKKSRKYSRNSDSDTEMEKGKKGLPMWSTELEQRIENLLSEQNRKYNLDSTSRSSSHEFKSTSSTKSSDRKYSEQSGTDNDHSETAEESDVFDQASMSNHNHVETAELIDLEDGECSGDAEEVHNGRSRKQSPVIQVMERAQHETSPDTKSERVSYSPSVVNSVNENSYHDNSPNQFPPSQSPHRIVGRSIPTDSINYERRHEDRRRPPSPIELRSRSPFPQERYRHGGRSPEYIDRHHFDRYPPRHRSPSFEHRHRRSPPPFELHRPRGRSPNFDHRGFHHGGYRGRMGSPGYMRPSDFPPGHPEFNRRRSPSPGFSRRRRSISPVHPRYGIRREFEMSPRRDRYRRTPPDIGRHRREPSPRFAEYDRHRRRSPGFHRDHHYHPPSSPDSRRQRDKRELPPEFQERWSRNRSQSPHHSHFRRDTSPRHDSHMRRSRSNSRNCSRPRSRSPKLTDDRPYSPGDFAVEDNIESDVAIHTSVSTDAVESYSDSANHKKGRRKNNDSSDVGELQQISLDERLREMTGEAPDDGTPPHSPLLTEAEVPVSDNHQEDIPDGSDDMEISSGGSTHSPHLQEKQNFHPNQQSWQYNQQEMWNGFDPRFHLPNQQPMWCPPAQRFPHNVPNGFIRPFMPDCPIDMKILPPPPPGWNNRPWVQGQPGVPHMSHMPPPFLPPLMQGLNQMDNTAVDNAFAHCALNKVAAELKEIMKKDLNRKVIESMAFKVYEAWWDEQYALKNPKPAALKKTTVHQNQASLKTESNINTEQPVVDKVKAESKPAGKLPALLNTFDPLNWAKGSMEMDGFRIGLGLRSAISKMPSFRVKKPTPSFDEKSKLIGDKSKAETKSEQEVQRRKRIRQTLDSEGEEDDESDYSDVDDKKTKIIGRLDVDEVFSTSSSSQSSEDEDDDQESSEEESDEGSDEDVEPLIGVKRTIHDDVRSEPPKKKKKDNIDEVKIEAEVSKPTNRSDDVIKAASMLSELQSGKSLLPPSAPANIVTSQTLKHVHPKKRFRLISTDASGHEISERLRSDDELSAMSDKEKAALEVLTDMKSTPERRMSTVNRLSSSDSSDQPILPTTPGRQHSEVTSVFSPPLTPAPSSRSIFSHDTHPSSDMRIPITPGSDTNLSDRKKSDSKELEAVQALLSIKESQPPIPPLSPPTPVSTKHQPLKKRADLRLTIPPKRSTSVLTQEDKDRMTALAEEHNYFATSPRVKPTSSHIHPSLLQILEEHNYSCPPSQAPKTPLKKSQDEAPFLHNDVISTSESPASAAELVKLRHGDSKMYKKIKQRTDQLYYEEKIKRSLVGRFRERTHMDDMRMMYNIWDRGLDVEDMKYLRQEYEDMLANPGTGGWVNDTHWVPHPATYFPDENDALTTSPDKRNKRKRRQARKDDISDIKPHKTGCARSEGFYKVNDNTKLIQRKLMYRQADNTPQPKGRSKYANESASTSGVATEKSRETRHMMRRIASEFGSDASDLLKYNQLMYRKKSVKFKRSHIHGWGLFAEETIGADEMVIEYVGQLVRSLIADRREVDYTRRGIGSSYLFRIDSDHIIDATKCGNFARFMNHSCNPSCYAKVIAVDGAKKIVIYSKDTIKPTDEITYDYKFPIEDVKIPCFCGAPNCRGTLN
- the LOC101243241 gene encoding histone-lysine N-methyltransferase SETD1B-A isoform X2, which gives rise to MKKQQPAAAFRGNFKVIVDPQLKKGQEKLVRFNGTEYSCENHGQAPVAVRDPRARVSRLWSRKERIDLPVPRYKVDENYTGDVPPREVTFSKLNDNITKQFMEQMCSKYGKLERVRVYHHPKTNKHMGLAKVVFASIKSASMCISNLHQTSIMGNIINAEIDSKGELLKHLFNKIIRGEILAETMPDVIRHTQEKPITRPVPVKDRRKSSQEDPRRRSSSDRKSSMEQTTSSHGPKTPPSTLIDGKPNDNKQDLLNMEGARVPMHSNTKSSDNESGVSDEATRQHQNPRVNKRKVKKKKKSRKYSRNSDSDTEMEKGKKGLPMWSTELEQRIENLLSEQNRKYNLDSTSRSSSHEFKSTSSTKSSDRKYSEQSGTDNDHSETAEESDVFDQASMSNHNHVETAELIDLEDGECSGDAEEVHNGRSRKQSPVIQVMERAQHETSPDTKSERVSYSPSVVNSVNENSYHDNSPNQFPPSQSPHRIVGRSIPTDSINYERRHEDRRRPPSPIELRSRSPFPQERYRHGGRSPEYIDRHHFDRYPPRHRSPSFEHRHRRSPPPFELHRPRGRSPNFDHRGFHHGGYRGRMGSPGYMRPSDFPPGHPEFNRRRSPSPGFSRRRRSISPVHPRYGIRREFEMSPRRDRYRRTPPDIGRHRREPSPRFAEYDRHRRRSPGFHRDHHYHPPSSPDSRRQRDKRELPPEFQERWSRNRSQSPHHSHFRRDTSPRHDSHMRRSRSNSRNCSRPRSRSPKLTDDRPYSPGDFAVEDNIESDVAIHTSVSTDAVESYSDSANHKKGRRKNNDSSDVGELQQISLDERLREMTGEAPDDGTPPHSPLLTEAEVPVSDNHEDIPDGSDDMEISSGGSTHSPHLQEKQNFHPNQQSWQYNQQEMWNGFDPRFHLPNQQPMWCPPAQRFPHNVPNGFIRPFMPDCPIDMKILPPPPPGWNNRPWVQGQPGVPHMSHMPPPFLPPLMQGLNQMDNTAVDNAFAHCALNKVAAELKEIMKKDLNRKVIESMAFKVYEAWWDEQYALKNPKPAALKKTTVHQNQASLKTESNINTEQPVVDKVKAESKPAGKLPALLNTFDPLNWAKGSMEMDGFRIGLGLRSAISKMPSFRVKKPTPSFDEKSKLIGDKSKAETKSEQEVQRRKRIRQTLDSEGEEDDESDYSDVDDKKTKIIGRLDVDEVFSTSSSSQSSEDEDDDQESSEEESDEGSDEDVEPLIGVKRTIHDDVRSEPPKKKKKDNIDEVKIEAEVSKPTNRSDDVIKAASMLSELQSGKSLLPPSAPANIVTSQTLKHVHPKKRFRLISTDASGHEISERLRSDDELSAMSDKEKAALEVLTDMKSTPERRMSTVNRLSSSDSSDQPILPTTPGRQHSEVTSVFSPPLTPAPSSRSIFSHDTHPSSDMRIPITPGSDTNLSDRKKSDSKELEAVQALLSIKESQPPIPPLSPPTPVSTKHQPLKKRADLRLTIPPKRSTSVLTQEDKDRMTALAEEHNYFATSPRVKPTSSHIHPSLLQILEEHNYSCPPSQAPKTPLKKSQDEAPFLHNDVISTSESPASAAELVKLRHGDSKMYKKIKQRTDQLYYEEKIKRSLVGRFRERTHMDDMRMMYNIWDRGLDVEDMKYLRQEYEDMLANPGTGGWVNDTHWVPHPATYFPDENDALTTSPDKRNKRKRRQARKDDISDIKPHKTGCARSEGFYKVNDNTKLIQRKLMYRQADNTPQPKGRSKYANESASTSGVATEKSRETRHMMRRIASEFGSDASDLLKYNQLMYRKKSVKFKRSHIHGWGLFAEETIGADEMVIEYVGQLVRSLIADRREVDYTRRGIGSSYLFRIDSDHIIDATKCGNFARFMNHSCNPSCYAKVIAVDGAKKIVIYSKDTIKPTDEITYDYKFPIEDVKIPCFCGAPNCRGTLN